One genomic window of Aquisalimonas sp. 2447 includes the following:
- the istB gene encoding IS21-like element helper ATPase IstB, whose product MLNHPTLDKLHTLKLTGMAAALADQSATPDITDLSFEERLGLLVDREMTERENRRMSSRLRRARLRHNAMLEDLDYRNPRGLDKGLIQSLASCQWVKEHLNVLITGPTGVGKTWLACALAHKACREGHTAQYVRLTRLLRELVIAKGDGQYAKLLSNLAKVDVLILDDWGLMKLSAENRRDLLEVLEDRHGRRSTIATSQLPIEEWHGVIGDPTLADAILDRLVHNAYKITLRGESMRKRQATLTGTAPSE is encoded by the coding sequence ATGCTCAACCATCCCACTCTCGACAAGCTCCATACCCTCAAGCTGACCGGCATGGCCGCCGCTCTGGCGGACCAGTCGGCCACCCCCGACATCACGGATCTGAGCTTCGAGGAACGCCTCGGGCTACTGGTCGACCGGGAGATGACTGAACGCGAGAACCGACGCATGAGCAGCCGCTTGCGCCGGGCCAGGCTGCGCCACAACGCCATGCTCGAGGACCTGGACTACCGCAACCCACGCGGCCTGGACAAAGGGCTGATCCAGTCACTGGCAAGCTGCCAATGGGTCAAGGAGCACCTCAATGTACTGATCACCGGCCCCACCGGGGTGGGGAAGACCTGGCTCGCCTGCGCGCTGGCGCACAAGGCCTGCCGGGAGGGCCACACCGCGCAGTACGTGCGCCTGACCCGGCTGCTACGGGAGCTAGTGATCGCCAAAGGCGATGGCCAGTACGCCAAGCTGCTGAGCAACCTCGCCAAAGTGGACGTGCTCATCCTCGATGACTGGGGACTGATGAAGCTCAGTGCCGAGAACCGGCGGGACTTGCTGGAGGTGCTGGAAGACCGCCACGGCCGCCGTTCCACCATCGCCACCAGTCAACTTCCCATCGAGGAATGGCACGGCGTCATCGGTGACCCCACCCTGGCAGACGCCATCCTGGACCGCCTCGTCCACAACGCCTACAAGATCACCCTCAGGGGTGAATCCATGCGAAAACGCCAAGCCACGTTGACGGGCACTGCGCCTTCGGAGTAA
- a CDS encoding GGDEF domain-containing protein has translation MEWVATFSGLRNSVDEVRGIIQETGKAPFPETRPTSFARQLHDTLDNIPEALCLLDQQWRFTFVNRRCERMIGHTRMDLLGQVIWEAFPQLGRSALVSAYEEAVSNEASRTVEVHLASIGADVEIRVHPGRHGIMLYFQDITERKTKEREIEHLAQHDSLTGLPNRFALEQVLEQQCRRTSPWASGFYAVLFIDLDGFKDVNDTCGHVEADHVLVEVACRLQEAVRNQDTVVRYGGDEFVVVLCGLSDDTDTATAETEQVARKLQEVIATPIAAGSSTHRVGASIGAAISRLGEGEPESLIREADAAMYRAKRRRATTGAPRISPSRRTTDERALDADPK, from the coding sequence GTGGAATGGGTGGCAACCTTCAGCGGTTTACGCAACTCGGTCGATGAGGTGCGCGGGATCATTCAAGAGACAGGCAAAGCGCCTTTCCCGGAAACGCGGCCGACAAGCTTTGCCAGGCAACTGCACGACACGCTCGACAACATTCCGGAGGCGCTGTGCCTCCTTGACCAGCAGTGGCGCTTCACCTTCGTCAATCGGCGCTGCGAGCGCATGATCGGGCATACCCGGATGGATCTCCTCGGGCAGGTGATCTGGGAGGCGTTCCCCCAGCTTGGTCGCTCGGCACTCGTCTCTGCGTACGAGGAGGCGGTCTCGAATGAGGCCTCCCGAACGGTGGAGGTTCATCTGGCGTCCATCGGCGCGGACGTCGAGATCCGAGTCCATCCCGGTCGTCACGGCATCATGCTCTACTTCCAGGACATCACCGAGCGCAAGACAAAAGAGCGCGAAATCGAACACCTCGCTCAACACGACTCGCTCACGGGGTTACCGAACCGCTTCGCCTTGGAGCAGGTACTGGAGCAGCAGTGCCGCCGCACGAGTCCCTGGGCGTCCGGCTTCTACGCCGTTCTCTTCATCGACCTTGATGGTTTCAAGGACGTCAATGACACCTGCGGCCACGTCGAAGCCGATCACGTTCTCGTTGAAGTTGCCTGTCGGCTCCAGGAGGCGGTTCGTAACCAGGACACTGTGGTCCGCTACGGCGGTGACGAGTTCGTTGTTGTGCTCTGCGGGCTCAGCGACGATACCGACACTGCGACCGCGGAAACCGAACAAGTTGCACGCAAGCTTCAGGAAGTGATTGCGACGCCGATTGCCGCAGGCAGCAGCACCCACCGCGTTGGTGCGAGCATAGGCGCTGCCATCAGCAGACTCGGTGAGGGCGAGCCTGAGAGCCTTATCCGTGAAGCGGACGCGGCGATGTATCGAGCAAAGCGCAGGAGGGCCACAACGGGAGCCCCCCGGATCTCGCCCAGCCGCCGAACCACGGATGAGCGGGCACTTGATGCCGATCCGAAATAG
- a CDS encoding NADP-dependent isocitrate dehydrogenase yields MTDTARNTIYYTLTDEAPAAATRSLLPVVQTFTSAAGIDVKLSDVSLAGRILSAFPERLKDDQKVEDGLAFLGELTQDPHANIIKLPNISASIPQLTACIRELQSQGYDVPSYPAEPKSDEEQAIHDRYAKVLGSAVNPVLREGNSDRRAPRAVKNFVRKHPHSMGRWSKASRTHADYMRGGDFYSAEQSFTMAQAGAVRIEFVDKAGNVKLKKKLELETGEIIDSMRMSVKALRAFLEDTMEDARESGVMWSLHVKATMMKVSHPIVFGHAVKVYYKEVFEKWGDLFKELGVNPNDGLSSVYEKIESLPRSQQEEIHRDILASYEHRPEMAMVDSYKGITNLHMPSDVIVDASMPAMIRNGGKMWGPDGKSKDCKAVMPESTYSKIYQEMINFCKTNGAFDPTTMGSVPNVGLMAKKAEEYGSHDKTFELEADGIMRIVDHKGDVLMQHEVEKGDIWRACQTKDVAVRDWVKLAVDRARESDTPAIFWLDRNRPHDIELIKKVNCYLQEHDLSGLDIRIQTYEEAIRRSMERMIRGRDTISVTGNVLRDYLTDLFPIMELGTSAKMLSIIPLLEGGGMYETGAGGSAPKHVQQLQEENHLRWDSLGEFLSLAVSLDDLGMKQDNPRARVLAECLDQATERLLENEKSPSRKTGELDNRGSHYFLALYWAEAVAAQTDDQKLADHLGSVAKELKDNAEQILEELSVVQGSPADLGGYYHPSPEAADKVMRPSQTLNGILAKAMG; encoded by the coding sequence ATGACCGATACTGCCAGGAACACGATCTACTACACCCTTACGGATGAGGCCCCTGCGGCGGCCACCCGTTCGTTGCTACCCGTGGTCCAAACCTTCACCAGCGCCGCCGGCATCGATGTCAAACTTTCTGACGTCTCGCTGGCTGGACGCATCCTCTCCGCCTTTCCGGAGCGGCTGAAGGACGACCAGAAGGTGGAGGACGGACTGGCCTTTCTGGGCGAGCTGACCCAGGATCCGCACGCCAACATCATCAAGCTACCGAACATCAGCGCTTCCATCCCGCAGCTCACCGCTTGCATACGCGAGTTGCAGTCCCAGGGCTATGATGTGCCGAGCTACCCGGCCGAGCCCAAAAGCGATGAAGAGCAGGCCATCCACGACCGCTATGCCAAGGTGTTGGGCAGCGCGGTCAACCCGGTACTGCGCGAAGGCAACTCCGACCGTCGCGCCCCCCGGGCGGTCAAGAACTTCGTGCGTAAGCACCCGCATTCCATGGGCAGATGGAGCAAGGCCTCCCGCACCCACGCCGACTACATGCGTGGTGGTGATTTCTACTCGGCCGAGCAGTCTTTCACCATGGCTCAGGCCGGTGCGGTGCGCATCGAGTTCGTCGACAAGGCCGGCAATGTCAAGCTGAAGAAGAAGCTGGAGCTGGAGACCGGCGAGATCATCGACAGCATGCGCATGAGCGTCAAGGCGCTGCGGGCCTTCCTGGAAGACACCATGGAAGATGCCCGGGAGTCCGGCGTGATGTGGTCCCTGCACGTGAAGGCGACCATGATGAAGGTCTCTCACCCCATCGTGTTCGGCCACGCCGTCAAGGTCTACTACAAAGAGGTTTTCGAGAAGTGGGGCGACCTGTTCAAGGAACTGGGCGTGAACCCCAACGACGGCCTCAGCAGCGTCTACGAGAAGATCGAAAGCCTGCCGCGTTCCCAGCAGGAAGAGATCCACCGGGACATCCTTGCCAGCTACGAGCACCGCCCGGAAATGGCCATGGTGGATTCCTACAAGGGCATCACCAACCTGCACATGCCCAGTGACGTGATCGTGGACGCCTCCATGCCGGCCATGATCCGCAACGGCGGCAAGATGTGGGGGCCGGACGGCAAGTCGAAGGACTGCAAGGCAGTTATGCCGGAGAGCACGTACTCCAAGATCTACCAGGAGATGATTAACTTCTGCAAAACCAATGGCGCCTTCGACCCCACGACCATGGGCTCCGTGCCCAACGTGGGCCTGATGGCGAAAAAAGCCGAGGAGTACGGCTCCCACGACAAGACCTTCGAGCTTGAGGCCGACGGCATCATGAGGATCGTCGATCACAAGGGCGACGTGCTGATGCAGCACGAGGTGGAGAAGGGAGACATCTGGCGCGCCTGCCAGACCAAGGACGTCGCCGTTCGTGACTGGGTCAAACTGGCGGTGGACCGTGCCCGCGAGTCTGACACCCCGGCCATCTTCTGGCTGGATCGCAACCGCCCCCACGACATCGAGCTCATCAAGAAGGTCAACTGCTATCTGCAGGAGCACGACCTGAGCGGCCTGGACATTCGTATCCAGACCTATGAGGAGGCCATCCGCCGCTCCATGGAGCGCATGATCCGCGGCCGCGACACCATCTCGGTCACCGGCAACGTTCTGCGTGACTATCTGACGGATCTGTTCCCCATCATGGAGCTGGGCACATCGGCCAAGATGCTCTCCATCATCCCCCTGCTCGAGGGCGGCGGCATGTACGAGACCGGCGCCGGTGGCTCCGCGCCCAAGCACGTGCAACAGCTCCAGGAAGAGAACCACCTGCGCTGGGATTCGCTGGGCGAGTTCCTGTCTCTGGCGGTTTCGCTGGATGACCTGGGGATGAAGCAGGACAACCCCCGCGCCCGTGTGCTGGCTGAGTGCCTGGATCAGGCGACGGAAAGGCTGCTGGAGAATGAGAAGTCACCGTCCCGCAAGACCGGGGAACTGGACAATCGCGGTAGCCACTACTTCCTGGCCCTGTACTGGGCGGAAGCGGTTGCCGCTCAGACCGATGACCAGAAACTGGCGGACCACCTGGGGTCGGTGGCCAAGGAGCTGAAAGACAATGCCGAGCAGATCCTCGAGGAGTTGAGCGTGGTCCAGGGCAGTCCGGCGGACCTGGGCGGCTACTACCACCCTTCCCCCGAGGCCGCCGACAAGGTCATGCGGCCCAGCCAGACGCTGAACGGGATACTGGCGAAGGCGATGGGCTAA
- a CDS encoding DUF423 domain-containing protein, with protein sequence MNPVLIAGALLGLLSVVVGASAEHLLQARVDDEVFRWVMTAIRYHQVGALIVSALGLALIALGRHRVQPLLRVAGWLFVAGTVLFSFSIYGAALTGVQALTYLTPLGGVTLMLAWAVLIGAGFRAGSDVRT encoded by the coding sequence ATGAATCCTGTATTGATTGCCGGCGCCCTGCTTGGCCTGCTGTCGGTGGTGGTCGGGGCCTCTGCCGAGCATCTTCTGCAGGCGCGGGTCGATGACGAAGTGTTTCGTTGGGTGATGACGGCGATCCGCTATCACCAGGTGGGCGCGCTGATCGTTTCTGCGCTTGGATTGGCTCTCATCGCTCTGGGGCGGCATCGGGTTCAACCTCTGCTGCGTGTGGCAGGCTGGCTGTTCGTGGCCGGAACCGTGTTGTTCAGCTTCAGTATCTACGGCGCTGCCCTAACCGGTGTGCAGGCGCTCACCTACCTGACACCACTCGGAGGTGTGACTCTGATGCTCGCCTGGGCGGTGCTGATTGGGGCCGGGTTTCGGGCCGGCTCAGATGTTCGTACCTGA
- a CDS encoding PAS domain S-box protein: MKEQNNPLASPLFKAGAELAFDSVMVSRATDTHGGSEIVYVNERFTELTGYQADDVIGKTPGLLQGPETERNVIDRLAEDLRNGRTFHGQTVNYRKDGTAFDIEWKVTPVITDGEATYYLAVQREAGDR; encoded by the coding sequence ATGAAAGAACAGAACAATCCGCTTGCTTCACCCCTTTTCAAGGCCGGCGCCGAACTGGCCTTTGACTCGGTGATGGTCAGCCGCGCCACCGACACCCACGGCGGATCGGAGATTGTCTATGTCAATGAGCGGTTCACCGAGCTCACGGGCTATCAAGCTGACGACGTGATCGGAAAGACGCCGGGCCTTCTGCAAGGGCCGGAGACAGAAAGGAACGTGATTGACCGGCTTGCCGAGGACCTCAGGAACGGTCGCACCTTTCACGGTCAGACGGTCAATTACCGCAAGGACGGCACCGCTTTCGATATCGAATGGAAGGTGACTCCGGTTATCACTGACGGAGAGGCGACCTACTACCTCGCCGTTCAGCGCGAGGCTGGCGACCGTTGA